ACAGTAACTGCTGAAATTGAAATGGATCCAGAAGCAGCTAAGGACCTTGCAATGAAACAAGAGTTCAAAAGGGCTGAGGTAAGTTTCACACATATTCGTGCTGCTTAAAATTTGTGCAGTATCAacatctattttattttcttgactGTAGAAGATATGCTTTTTAATGTTTGTTAATTCTTATGTCTTTTTTATGGTAATACAGGAGCGCTTGACGCTGAAGCACAAAAATAGCTCCAAATGGGCCAAACGTATTTTAAAGCGTGGTTTGAATGTCCAAGATGAAGGAACACGAGCTTCCATAACTGAGCAACTCCACCAGCATGCTCTTTTGACTAGAAAAATGAACTCCGTGAAGGATAGCAGTAGCTGTGACGACAGCAGTGATGAGGATGATGCTGATGATATTTCTGATATTTCAGATAAGGATCGTGCATCGAAATTATTggagaaagcaaaagagaagaCTCTTGGAGtactagaagaagaagatgaagtggctAAATCTGGAGTCCTTTCTTTACCTTTTATGGTAATCTTTGTTGCATCTTTTTCAATTCCTCTATGCctaggattttgaattttttgcttttcctttttgCTTATCTTTTTCAAAGGACATGGAGGAGCATATATGGTCTCATGCTTCTTGGTTTAGCTATCTCTTCCTCAGACAATTTCCTCGgggaactttttattatttctctatttatatttaactcTTCTTTGTGCCTATTTTGTTGATGCAGGTCCGGGGGCTGCAAAGGAGAAAAGAGGCAGCTGATGAAGAAGCCAAGTTAGCTCTAGAAGAGTATGAATCATCGTTGCAGCAGTTAGATGATAACAgcataggaaaaaaaataaaaactgaaggTACTGGTGGTGGTAGACGAATTTTTGGAGCTTCTAGGAAGCATGTTGAAGAAATAGGTAATAAGGCTAAAGTAGATAACTATTATGGCAATAGTGATAGTGAAGACAACTTGGAGGCTAAAGAAGGTGCTGATATTGAAATTGGACAAGATAGAAGAAACAATTTCCAGAAGGATGTTAACATTGATCCTGATTTCCTTCGTGAAGAGTCTCAGATTGATCACGATCATCTCTTCAAGGTGATTAAAGTATTGGCCTATTAGCCTTCAGTTGAGTTTCATCTTTCAACAGCTAATTCTGACTAGAATTTCAATTTTGTTGTCCATAGAGTTTCAATGATGTTGTCAAAGACCCAGGACCACGGACAACATATGAAGTTGCTATTTTTGCATCTGACTCATGGAAGAAGgctagtttatttattttttcttttttccttttttttgtttctgttttctgaGACAGAATAATCAAATGATATTCACTGTAAACCATTGTATAAATAATGAACAGATGCCCAAAAAACATAATGAGCAGATCAAAAGTGAAAAGAAATTAGATGCGAATATGAACTCTTCAGAGGTTGAGAAACCGGCTTTGCGTGATCAAGATGTAGAGGTATGAGTCGTATGACCTCGCTGTATGTTAAATGTGCACTACTGATTGATTGCTTTGCTGCCTTTCTCATTCTGATTTTTGTATTGTTGACcatgaaggaagaagagaatgaCAGTGATTCAGGCAGTGACATGATGGTGGATGGGGTTTTGTCCTCTGGCACCAAGTCAACTTATGAGCTTCCGTCACAAACTGATTTAATACGACGTGCTTTTGCTGGGGATGATGTGGAAGATGATTTTGAGAAGGATAAACAGGAAGTATTGAATGAAGAAAATCCTGAACCAGAGAAGCCTGTTTTACTTCCTGGCTGGGGTCAGTGGACGCATATACAGAAAAAGAAAGGTCTACCTTCTTGGATGCTGGAAGAACACGAGAATGCCAAGAAGAAGAGGGATGAAGCtctgaagaagaggaaggatgGACGTCTTAAGCATGTGATCATCTCTGAGAAATTGGACAAGAAGGTAAGACACTTAGAAAGAGGCCCTTTAAATGGttttagataatttaattaagctcTTCTtatgtattttcatttttgcaGGCTGAGAAGCTACATACAAAGACGTTGCCCTACCCATATACATCTCAGGACGTGTTTGAACAGAGCATCCGAATGCCTATTGGACCTGAATTCAACCCAGTAACAGCAGTTGGAGCTCTTAACCGTCCAGAAGTGAGTTTCTCATAACCTTTTTATAGCACAGTATATATTCTTCGTGAAGCTGCATCAATTTCCATGTGCGTATGCATACATTCGTGGTTTTATTAGGCATGAGAAGACGAAATTGCGTTGCAGAAGATAGCATCCCCTGGTTTGGCATGCATACAACACATTCTAAGCCTGATTGCATTTGGTACAGGTGGTCAAGAAAACTGGAGTGATCATAAAACCAATCAAATTTGAGGATGTGAATCCCTATGAAAGAGAGGAGCGCAGTAAGCGGAGTGGACAAAAGCAGAAGAAAGGCAGTGGCAGATCTGTAAGAAGTGCAAACGCCGATGGGGTTAAAGTCAAGTGACCGAATTTTGGGTCGTTagaattgaatttttgttttgcaGTTCTGGGGGCAGGGGGTATTGAAGCCTCAAGCGGGAggaccattttttttttttttgttggttttggggggggggggggggggggcggttTGGGGGAAAGAAGAGTATGAGGTGTTTGGTTGAGGCTATTATTGTCAAGTTGGCTGGGATTCGTTCCCATGAAATTAGGCAAAATGGGGAGGGATATTTTCTAGCACATATGGTAATTAATAAAAGTAACTCTTGTAACTTTAAAAGAATTGATGTATTATTAGAATATGATAAAAAGGTcaaaatatacatattattgaataatataaaattttattaattatttatttttaataaaattaattataaattattatatatatatatatatatatatagacatagcGATGGAGGAGATGGGGATAGGGATGGTTGGCAACGGGTAGCAACTAATGGAGGTGATGGATAGACGAATGATGATAGAGGAAATGGGGGGAGGGCTGACGAGAGTATGAGAGTTGAAGAAGGACAATGactaaaaattacttaaaatattaagaataaaatagttatttattcTCTCAATACAACttatttgataataatattttgggAGAGGGCTGGCAACTGagagttgaagaagaaggataaTGACTAAAAAttgcttaaaaaattaaaaataaaacagtcATTTATTCTCTCAGTGTAACttatttgataataatattttaggGCGGCAGCGAGGAAGGAGTTTTTGCAAAACATTAATGTATACCTTAATTATTCTTTATAAAATCaaacacttaaaaataaataaatttgagtaaCTTAAAAGCTGCAACACTAACTTATAAATTGTCAAATCGCCTAGTTAGACAGGCCCTTAATAGACCTCGTTGAGTATATGCGTTCATCTTATTTTATCCCCTACtattaggggtgtgcattcggttataaccgaaccgacaaaaaaattctaatcgaaccgaaccgaaccg
This genomic stretch from Diospyros lotus cultivar Yz01 chromosome 1, ASM1463336v1, whole genome shotgun sequence harbors:
- the LOC127788018 gene encoding uncharacterized protein C57A7.06; this encodes MAEKKRKDRHENGEGRKKRKHPFPGALKKSKKNKDVDRRKRKGPHLPNALRRELDAMNHANAPKSDGEEMESDGFDVAGDVYEYEEGVPQEESMKNRRFDHVDNFEYELPEQFEDENVGSDEDENNDEDDSDDNNDRQDHEEDEVEEEDGGRHARMLQGITGLPVEAFERKKRKNDLVVSEAYLESEYNPSRDVLDGDGRISIHDLLDPLHGKSGFSKLRKSMQRMEKKSQPLHAPLPKADREKLERKVAYEQSKKIITKWEPLVKRNREAPTLYFDEDTSLGFSTVGAIASEFEPRSEFEKKIASLVNDNEVVEAHKKDGARLLELNKVSIEDVEERQNRLAKMRTLLFRHELKAKRIKKIKSKAYHRLLKRDRLKTVTAEIEMDPEAAKDLAMKQEFKRAEERLTLKHKNSSKWAKRILKRGLNVQDEGTRASITEQLHQHALLTRKMNSVKDSSSCDDSSDEDDADDISDISDKDRASKLLEKAKEKTLGVLEEEDEVAKSGVLSLPFMVRGLQRRKEAADEEAKLALEEYESSLQQLDDNSIGKKIKTEGTGGGRRIFGASRKHVEEIGNKAKVDNYYGNSDSEDNLEAKEGADIEIGQDRRNNFQKDVNIDPDFLREESQIDHDHLFKSFNDVVKDPGPRTTYEVAIFASDSWKKMPKKHNEQIKSEKKLDANMNSSEVEKPALRDQDVEEEENDSDSGSDMMVDGVLSSGTKSTYELPSQTDLIRRAFAGDDVEDDFEKDKQEVLNEENPEPEKPVLLPGWGQWTHIQKKKGLPSWMLEEHENAKKKRDEALKKRKDGRLKHVIISEKLDKKAEKLHTKTLPYPYTSQDVFEQSIRMPIGPEFNPVTAVGALNRPEVVKKTGVIIKPIKFEDVNPYEREERSKRSGQKQKKGSGRSVRSANADGVKVK